The Primulina tabacum isolate GXHZ01 chromosome 1, ASM2559414v2, whole genome shotgun sequence genome contains the following window.
CACCAAGTCCCTTTTCCAACTGCAACTACTGTATCGAACGATAACATGTGGAGCATGGAGGATCTCTGGTCCGTGCAGTTACTTAATGGAGACTAATTATTAAATCCAAATAATAGTAATTGGTtcataaattattataatattttatttaaaattaaaccaGCTCCCCAAGCCTAGTATAttgtttttaatttataattagttgttataaatatataataatagtaTTGTTCTCTTGAATTTCTAACTAGTGATTGATCAAGTAATTATTGTAATATAATGAAAATGATGACGGGTGAATGTAAATTAGATTTTCTAAGCGACATGATCTTCTTATGGtaattaattatgatatttcTGTTGATTAATTTGATGGCTTCTGAAAACTCTAGTTTCTCTAATGTACGTTAGCATCGTTTCGTGTGGAAGATGTGATTCAACATCTTTACGTCGTATCATATTTGAGTCAAATTTTATCATAGTTTGAGTTAAAAGGTGgctatattatatttatatttcaatTTATCATATCATATCTTGTCATCTTATCTCACGAGTCATACGATaccaatatatttaattattaatatgtTAATTTGCATCGTAATTTGTTGATCCTAATGGGATATCTTTTCATATATTATATCTTTGTATAGTTGACAAAGAGAGAGGGGGTTTCGGATAATAGATGGGGGAAACAAATACCGAACTGAACCATGAAAAAATAGGCACGTGTAAAGGTCGAAAAAATGGGCACGTGTAAAGGTCGTACACAGATATGGTAAAATTCAATCTTGGCTTTACATATAGGCAGGGGCGGAGGCAGGGGTATTTATACCGGATTTTAGTTCTGGtggctcaattttttttaaaaaaaatttatatgtaaattttgtataattttggaataatatgatatCAGCTTGGgcagatcaatttaaaatattaaaagattctagagtttaaaattctagtaCGAACAGATCTATGTTTCTGGCTCCGCCACGGCATACGGGACAGCTTGATCTTGCGAATATGAAAATTTGACTTGTGCCAACTCTCCATGCACGTGGCAAGCTTCCTTCAACATTAGAAGCACGTGAGTTAAAAGCAAATTTGTGCTGCTTTCTTTCGTGTAATTTTTGTGCTATGAAAGATAGTTgactaaaattaaattttgattacctcaaatatcaaaattataaataGACAAATAAAAgaccaaaatataatattcttttaaatatttcagtttgtcactaatgGACAAACGATTCCCAATATtttttgaaacaaaaattgtgacaaaaatataaatgtaaattattcaaaatattaattttcctAACAAATATCACAATCTATTGATTCTAAATTATCTTTTTTCTCATTTTAATACTACTCGTGCTTTATTTAAAGGTCATCTCACATATTATTTCGTAAATAtatctttaattattaatatcattatttatttaaattttatattttatgctaaaaatatatttttattaaatataatataatatccaATCGGATCTTACTCGGTCCAATTGATAAGTAGGCAAGCTTTTGTAACTGGGCTTCGTTGGAGCCCATTGGACTTAAAAATGCCTCACTCTAGACCTATTGTACCTAttccattaaaaaaattatacaccgaaatatatatatatatatatatatgtgtgcgcGCACGCGCGCGCGCAAATGAAGTTACTATGCCACATTTACGTTATACAGATGATGAAAAAATCGTTAAGGAATTTTGTCAACGTAGCTTTATTCCAAATGGACATAGGGTATCTGCATAAATCACATGGGGACATGTAGACAaggacgatttttttttttttttttttaccacagagagtttttgttaaaaatttaaataataataataataataaaatatttcatttttgttAATGTCAATTAAATATTGCATAAAATATATACTTGGCAGGTTGGATACAAAAATATAAGAGTTTAAAACAACACGAAATTTGTACTATCAAGtacaatataaaaatttatgtcaAAAATTTGTGGGCAGGTTGGATACAAAAATATAAGAGTTTAAAACAACACGAAATTTGTACTATCAAGtacaatataaaaatttatgtcaaaaatttgtgtgagacagtctcataggtcatattttgtgagaaacagatattttatttgagtcatccatgaaaaatattattttttatgctaatagtattactttttattgtgaatatcggtagagttgatctATCAACCACTCGAGTGACAACTCCGCACGATCCTAATTCACCTTCATTGCTTTCTTGTTGATCTATAATGAGTACTGAAGTACAGTACATGTAAGCAAGTTTTGTAAGAATCTAACTGAATATATGATAAATTAAGtataaattatgattattaCAAGCCCATTAATCTATCATTTATTAatctatacatacatacatacatacatacacacacatatatatatatatatatatatgtagggGTGGTCACGGGTCGGGTTTTCGGGTTCGGATATCCGAAATTTCGGGTACCCGACAAGTCGAGTAGTAAATTTTACTACCCGACACCAACCCGATAATTTCGGGTACCCGAATCGGGTATTTTCTGTCGGGTAcccgaaaaaaaaaaagttaatttttttaaaaatttattttgcaaaaaatttatatattttcacaTTTCACAAAAAAACATGTCATTATATCGAGTTATGGttagtaaataaaaaaaaacatgtatttttcacatttcacaaaatatcatgtcattatATCATTTTATGATTAATCATTTGTCATTATATACTAGCCACAAAAAatacatgtattttttaaatgaataaaCATATAGgcccaatatttttttttaaattttcgggtaCCCGATACCTGATCGGGTATCGGTGAAATACCCGAATCCGAACCCGAAAATTATTTTCGGGTATCGGGTACCCGACGAACCCGATTTTCGATCGGGTCGGATCGGGTACCCGATACCCGAAACTAAGCGCCCACccctatatatatgtatgtaaatACGTGTATGTATTAAGGGCGGCCTGTATCAACTCAATTTAGAAGTTTGATTCAATTTAATCAGTCATTAGGTTTAGTGTTGAAGATTATAAATATAATCAATTCGGTGgctattattttctttaaaaaaaaggaCCAACTAATTACCAACCTACTGAAGTTTTAGGAATTAGCTTTagcattatttaatttttaataaatttttaaaaattggtATATTtaatatctctcataaaaaatttaatttatttttataattattttacttaatggataaattgaattttttttattaatacaaTATAAATTTACTACtacttattttgaaaaattggttCTTTCGAATTTTTAGATATAGTTGTAGGACCAAACGCTCGCCGTCTTaccaaaatatatattatttgatgataaatgtgcaactcaaatattttaaattgtataaTAATTCAAATACTATGTACAGTGTGTTTGGTTTTTTATGAAAACATCAATCCTTTTATTTTggtgaaaattttggatttattcAATTTGTATTAATTATGTCTGTTCCGTAATCAAATTGATTCATTTAATTTTCAAACCTATAAAGAAGCATGCGCTGGGAATATGGGAGGTCCACGAAATGAGTGGAGTAGCAAATttcattttatgttatttttttatttgagaagacaaaatctatatatattatcaaaataattatacGCACAATCTCAATTTTTCTTAGGTTTCAAAACTAATTTGTTTTACGTACGTAACCACATATAAAATTTTACATAAAAACGTCTTAAAAggtttattatattatttaggAAAAAATGCAAAGTCGTTCATTTATATTTGTCTCTTTAGATTATAATTACTTCAATGTATAGAAgactaaaattataaaatagatCACGAAATTACGAataaaaaatcgaaaaatacGAGACTAAAACTCAATTTGAAGAAACCAAATTTCTCTATTATTTAAGTGGTTAAAATTTCGAAGCTTGGAAAAAAGAGACAAGATCAAGCATAAGTTGaagttgaatatatatatatgaatcagAAGCTTCCTCTCAAAGGTTTTATGCATTctcaaatcaaataattattattataatcatAATATATAAACGTCATAGATGAGCTGTAATCAGTCTTGGCTGCCTTTTATTAATGACTCTTAATTAGTAACTACCCTTctagattaatttttttttttaagtttacgCTTAATTTTCTTGTGCAGCAAAAAACAACACTGCACTTCGATTAAATTCGgtacaaaattaattaattaatgctgaTATATCCTGTTTAACTGTGATGTAATCTGTGCCCAACTTTTGTTTTAAATTGATTGATTGACTAAGAATCATCCATAAAATCTATATTTTTTCCTGGGAAATTTCTGACAAACACTGGGAACTTGTAATAACTGATAACTAATGTTAGGTaggaattaaaataataataataataataacaataataatatataatataaagtattattttatttatgctttggtGATTCCTATATGTTCCTAACACGAAACCCGAGTATAAAAGCTTCCCCATCTTCCATCcatgggtttttttttaaaaataatttaatttaaaaattttttcaaaaataattaaaaaaaaacattttcaaaactaaTGCAATCCGCGCTTACGGCAAGCACGAACGATGGTCCATGTAAGCAACAGATTATTTTAACGACGGAATTTAtatcaaaaccgtcgctaatttccgacggtttataaaaccgtcgctaatttagcgacagtttataaaccgtcgctataatgTAAACTGTCGCTCATTTAACCGTCGCCAAATGCGTATAAAACCATCGCTAAATGCGCATAATTTTATAAGAGAAATTGCGAGCTGcgaaaagccatttttgttgtagtgaagaCAAAGAAAAAAACATACAAGAAATTCATCAAGAAATAGGGATGTTCATCGATCAGTTTTTTTCTCTATCTTCACTAGGCACTAGGGGTGTTCATCAGGTCGGTTCGGTTCGACTTTTAtttcggttttcggttttaaaaatatataatccgaTATCCGAACCATTTTCTTCAGTTCGGTTCTATTTTCTACCAAAAtggttcggttatttcggtAGATTAATTCGATTTTGATATAAACTAATTATTTAGGAAAAAGTGCAAAGTCGGTCAAATAAACAATTATGAAGAACAATCAAGAAGATGCATACCTGTGCCCAAGCTTCAACTGCTATACGGCTGAAAAGTTGGCAGAAATCGCTGTAAAAGTCGCCATGGAGGATGAAGAAAACGATGAAGATGGGGCCTTTCATGAGTTTACTTTTGTACTCCGAGATGAAGAGGTTGTGGCCTACGATGGCCAAATCAGGTCCATCTTCCCCGTCTTCAACCGAGATCTTGTTTCATCTCATTCTGCCGAAGCGGAGAGTCTCGGAATTCCTGTGACCAACGTTCGATCAGATCGGAACCACCTATCGTCGTCTTCGTCGTCGGAAGGCGATGATTTGGAGACCGTTCCCCCGGGGACGTACTGCATTTGGAGGCCATGTCCGGTCTTGTGTAAGAAGAGCAAGTCGACTGGATCGAAGCCGAGGAGCTGGAAGTTCTCCGACCTGATGCGGCGGAGCAACAGCGACGGGAAGGACAATTATGTGTTTTTGACTCCCAAGCACCGTAGTACTCATGATCAAAAGCCTCAGAAGTTTATCGAAGCTTCGAAAATCCAAAAGGTTACAGGAACAAAGTCCATCTCCGGTGGAACAGAGCGATGAATgcagagaagaggaagaaatcGTATCTGCCGTACAGGCAAGACCTTGTAGGGTTCTTTGCCAATGTCAGCGGTTTTAGCAGGAGTTTCCCGCACTTCTAgaagtttttttaattttcattttttaaaaaatttaattttctactCACGTAAaattgataattaattgatgtaaaATTCTAGTTTGGTTgtcttttcatatttttgagaaaaaaagaGGATATTTTTTATAATCTAACCAAATTACCCAGCCTTTGGATTATATAACATGGATAAAAATTATAACATACATAATATAATACAATTATTATGTGAGCTCCATATAATATGAATTAGTAATTAAGTATACATATTGTGTAACGtgtaatatatatttatcataGTATATAAGTTggtattaattttaattatttaaaaatttactatCAATAGGGGgtgtgtattttttttaaagtaaaaacaaaatatagatgattattatttttaaatataatatatacattaaaataataaaaaaaggaGGAGACTGATGTGCttactatatataaatgaaTTAATCTCcatcaatataatataatttatacaGGTAATCATGAGCATACATTGTGTGCATatgaattaatatttttttttacattattatttgttattcagTAGTTTTATATGAAAAAGtagatattaaattaaataattgaggGATAAACAGTGTCAATATTTTTTGCTAACTAGTTAGAATAGTTATTTAAATACGATAACATGTTAttgattttagaatttatggtatttacattttaaatgatataatcattttTTGAACATAATAAGATATTATGAGGGGTTTttcacatttttttatttattataatgtacaataaaatttaataataataaagataaTTATCACTTACAGGTAAAAAtgtatattataataaataatccCGCGATTACATATTTTAAAAACCCATTATTTTGAGACCGATGACGACCGTACACATGAGTTACATgtacataatatatataatatataaaaattatgtaAATATAATGGTAAAACCTAAACAATTATTTATGTGGAAAAATTGATATTcgaattcaaattttatttacatgaaaatttgaaaaataggaTAACATGTtattagaaaaataaattttactaagaaatttcacattttacatttatttaattaatgttttagtaattaaatgaaaatattagaaataaaaaaaacaaacaaaataggAGAAGATGGTCATTAGAgtggaaaaaataatattaaatacgaAAATTGAATTATATATTTGGGATATACAAAAAAAtagtataaatataaaataagtaGGGATTGTagtaattttataaataatatcaGCTTAGTCTTTGAGATATATCCAGGTTTAAAGATAGACAATTGATGATAGGATTCGAAGTCCTTGTCTCATCCATTTCCTTGGCTCGAGTTTTAgaataattgaagcaaaagatAATTATGTTATTCATATCTATCcatatatttttcatgattttataCATTTTTTCATCTCATAGTATGAGACAAACGTATGAAAAAGAATTATT
Protein-coding sequences here:
- the LOC142541789 gene encoding uncharacterized protein LOC142541789 gives rise to the protein MKNNQEDAYLCPSFNCYTAEKLAEIAVKVAMEDEENDEDGAFHEFTFVLRDEEVVAYDGQIRSIFPVFNRDLVSSHSAEAESLGIPVTNVRSDRNHLSSSSSSEGDDLETVPPGTYCIWRPCPVLCKKSKSTGSKPRSWKFSDLMRRSNSDGKDNYVFLTPKHRSTHDQKPQKFIEASKIQKVTGTKSISGGTER